The Coregonus clupeaformis isolate EN_2021a unplaced genomic scaffold, ASM2061545v1 scaf2949, whole genome shotgun sequence genome has a segment encoding these proteins:
- the LOC121532992 gene encoding UPF0575 protein C19orf67 homolog, which produces MWMSYFLCYEDVPEEPAEGGDGEGKGETVAIGNVVRMWSIGQWVQTQPEPVTDDIYEWVLCWVPQAFVSGRRGAHCLQCY; this is translated from the exons atgtggatgag ctacttcctgtgctaCGAGGACGTCCCTGAGGAGCCTGCTGAGGGGGGCGATGGAGAGGGTAAAGGGGAGACGGTTGCTATAGGCAACGTGGTCAGGATGTGGTCAATCGGTCAGTGGGTCCAAACGCAGCCTGAACCTGTGACAGACGACATCTACGAATG ggtgCTGTGCTGGGTTCCACAGGCTTTTGTGTCTGGGAGGAGAGGAGCCCACTGCCTGCAGTGCTACTGA
- the LOC123489280 gene encoding uncharacterized protein LOC123489280: MDDSTSIQGSSWVDCYLDEQMLKVKGRQRLHEIEQEVHRELSVTLSQCHQSPGEVAMEGQQLLTDKAKPWVTSHEHLGSAALMGGDTAGMLSEKQAQPEIRSDEMLQVEFLSQTQVEIPQEVREVMDSLLDKVADGEAQEKKAEVFKANLIPYPSSSSAVNVMKVLESQVDKEKKVEVLDLSTCPILQTALTDIETTMKTAYKTMPKQIVVLGSTIKHIITQVLLQVDPQAFQEGVYLETPVIINNTKALLWSIPWVQVTEDEEMSNTQQSIDAYEVAKAVINNLEEVLGPKPVLARALGIRSHILTRYIVHLVGLCISKTVPDVYAANEEERHISQDMVNICPLPARLIISGELFNDFVVKFILKLHPMNGHGTKQLDQQALLLLVVKMASVAFNILRKIPGISVDEKLCPPFCNMRQTVLHMQSAMIHQFGTTIKIKKLVAMKDPVIISTIPSAICEGILMVYKGISDTYPLQVLGPQRPIARSCEEAMESKLFAVALPEDLRKTIYNHYGSQVGKLALFQKAFPLNDHIKLDYIHRVSLPRSSNRDVVWIDPKYFVGDDDEEVVTSSNTVPVNPLALDVSQAAF; encoded by the exons ATGGATGACTCTACATCCATCCAAGGGTCTTCTTGGGTCGATTGTTACCTTGATGAGCAG ATGTTGAAGGTGAAGGGTCGCCAGAGACTCCATGAGATCGAGCAGGAAGTTCATAGAGAGCTGAGCGTGACACTAAGCCAATGTCACCAGTCCCCAGGAGAG GTAGCCATGGAGGGGCAGCAGCTCCTGACTGACAAGGCCAAGCCATGGGTTACTTCCCATGAGCATCTTGGTTCTGCAGCTCTGATGGGTGGCGACACAGCAGGTATGCTCTCAGAGAAACAGGCCCAACCTGAGATCAGGTCAGATGAGATGCTCCAGGTGGAGTTCCTCAGCCAGACCCAGGTGGAGATTCCACAGGAGGTCAGGGAGGTCATGGACAGCCTGCTGGACAAGGTGGCGGATGGAGAAGCCCAGGAGAAGAAGGCTGAGGTCTTCAAGGCAAACCTGATCCCCTATCCCTCCTCATCCTCAGCAGTCAATgtcatgaaggtcctggagagcCAGGTAGACAAG GAGAAGAAGGTTGAGGTCCTTGACCTTAGCACCTGTCCCATACTCCAAACGGCCCTTACAGACATTGAGACCACGATGAAGACTGCATACAAGACCATGCCAAAGCAGATTGTGGTACTTGGTTCTACCATTAAGCATATCATCACCCAGGTGCTTCTTCAAGTAGATCCCCAAGCCTTTCAGGAGGGAGTCTATTTGGAGACACCTGTTATCATCAACAACACCAAAGCTCTTCTGTGGTCTATTCCCTGGGTTCAAGtaactgaggatgaggagatgtctAACACTCAGCAGTCCATTGATGCTTATGAGGTGGCCAAGGCTGTTATCAACAACCTGGAGGAGGTGCTAGGCCCAAAACCTGTGCTGGCGAGAGCACTGGGAATCAGGTCACACATCTTGACAAGGTACATTGTTCATCTCGTAGGTCTATGCATTTCTAAGACAGTGCCTGATGTTTATGCTGCCAACGAAGAGGAGAGACATATTAGTCAGGATATGGTGAACATCTGTCCTCTACCTGCTAGATTGATCATTAGCGGAGAACTGTTCAATGACTTCGTAGTGAAGTTTATTCTAAAACTTCATCCAATGAACGGACACGGTACTAAACAGCTTGACCAACAGGCTCTGCTCTTACTGGTTGTTAAAATGGCCTCAGTAGCTTTTAACATCTTGAGGAAGATTCCAGGTATTTCTGTGGATGAAAAGCTGTGCCCCCCCTTCtgcaacatgaggcagacagtgtTGCACATGCAGAGTGCCATGATACATCAGTTTGGCACAACAATCAAGATAAAAAAACTGGTTGCCATGAAGGACCCGGTGATCATCTCCACCATCCCCAGTGCTATCTGTGAGGGGATCCTAATGGTGTACAAGGGCATTAGTGACACCTATCCGCTTCAAGTCCTCGGCCCACAGCGTCCAATTGCCAGGAGCTGCGAAGAGGCAATGGAGAGCAAGCTCTTTGCAGTAGCCCTACCCGAGGACCTTAGGAAGACCATCTACAATCACTACGGGTCCCAGGTCGGGAAACTGGCACTGTTCCAGAAGGCTTTCCCGTTGAATGACCACATCAAGTTGGACTACATCCACCGTGTTTCTCTGCCTCGTTCCTCCAACAGAGATGTAGTCTGGATCGACCCCAAATACTTTGTAGGGGACGACGATGAGGAGGTTGTAACATCAAGCAACACAGTCCCTGTTAATCCTCTTGCTCTCGACGTCAGTCAGGCTGCTTTTTGA